The following are encoded together in the Anaerostipes caccae L1-92 genome:
- a CDS encoding cobalt-precorrin 5A hydrolase, which produces MKTVIICFSQRGLNLAEKLKTGLNKSGHRAEISVKSGYIKNRDVHCVTESLNDWTARQFREKDALYFIGACGIAVRAIAPFIKSKDTDPAVIAIDETGNFSVPLLSGHLGGANDLAEQAAFLTGAVPVITTATDIHQVFAVDLFAKKNRLHIMDLGLAKEISASLLSGMPVGFHSDFPVSGNLPEGLVRGEDTKLGICISVRKNFLPFAKTLRLIPKALVFGVGCKKGTPEKAIKQAFLQVCETGQLEPLALGLAASIDLKKEERGLLGFCREKAILFQTFTAKELMQAEGAFTSSAFVSRVTGADNVCERSAFLAAGDGGKLIVGRQAGNGVTAALALKDWRIRFES; this is translated from the coding sequence ATGAAGACAGTCATCATTTGCTTTAGCCAAAGAGGGTTAAACCTTGCCGAAAAATTGAAGACGGGTCTCAATAAGTCGGGCCACAGAGCAGAAATCTCAGTGAAATCCGGATATATCAAGAACCGGGATGTGCACTGTGTAACAGAGTCATTAAATGACTGGACTGCCAGGCAGTTTCGGGAAAAAGACGCCTTATATTTCATCGGGGCCTGCGGGATTGCGGTGAGGGCTATTGCACCTTTTATCAAAAGCAAAGACACTGATCCGGCTGTCATAGCAATCGATGAGACAGGAAACTTTTCGGTTCCTCTGCTGTCCGGACATCTGGGAGGCGCCAACGATCTGGCAGAACAGGCGGCTTTCCTCACAGGCGCTGTTCCTGTGATTACTACGGCTACGGATATCCATCAGGTGTTTGCAGTGGATCTGTTTGCAAAAAAGAACCGTCTGCATATCATGGATCTTGGGCTTGCCAAAGAAATATCCGCCTCTCTGCTGTCAGGGATGCCGGTCGGGTTTCACAGTGACTTTCCGGTGTCTGGGAATCTGCCGGAGGGACTGGTGCGGGGGGAAGATACAAAACTCGGCATCTGCATTTCTGTGAGGAAGAATTTTCTTCCTTTTGCGAAAACCCTGAGGCTGATTCCGAAAGCTCTCGTTTTTGGAGTGGGATGCAAAAAAGGCACACCGGAAAAAGCCATCAAACAGGCTTTTTTACAGGTATGTGAAACAGGGCAGCTTGAGCCTTTGGCATTGGGATTGGCAGCCAGCATTGATTTAAAGAAGGAAGAACGCGGACTCCTTGGTTTTTGCAGGGAGAAAGCAATTCTTTTTCAAACGTTTACTGCCAAGGAACTGATGCAGGCAGAAGGAGCATTTACATCCTCTGCCTTTGTCAGCCGCGTGACCGGCGCAGATAATGTTTGTGAGAGAAGTGCCTTTCTGGCGGCCGGAGACGGAGGGAAACTGATTGTGGGCAGACAGGCTGGAAATGGCGTGACTGCGGCTCTTGCGTTAAAAGATTGGAGGATCAGGTTTGAGTCATAA
- the cobJ gene encoding precorrin-3B C(17)-methyltransferase: protein MSHKIYVVGIGPGAYEQMTVKAADVLRQSDVIIGYTVYIDLVRDHLPGKQFLSTPMTKETDRCRMAFSEARKGKTVSVICSGDAGIYGMAGLMYEIGAQYPDTELEVIPGVTAATAGAALLGAPLIHDFCVISLSDLLTPWETIEKRILAASRADFSVCLYNPSSKKRRDYLKKACELMLKYKSPDTVCGIVKNIGREGEEKSLLTLQELKDAEADMFTTVFVGNSQTKTLSEAMVTPRGYQDV from the coding sequence TTGAGTCATAAAATATATGTAGTGGGCATCGGTCCGGGAGCGTATGAACAGATGACCGTAAAGGCAGCGGATGTTTTAAGACAGAGTGATGTCATTATCGGATATACCGTATACATTGATCTGGTGAGAGATCACCTGCCGGGCAAACAGTTTCTGTCTACTCCCATGACAAAAGAGACAGACAGGTGCCGAATGGCATTTTCGGAGGCCCGGAAAGGAAAGACGGTGTCGGTGATCTGCAGCGGAGATGCGGGAATCTACGGGATGGCCGGACTAATGTATGAAATCGGCGCACAATATCCTGATACAGAACTGGAAGTCATACCGGGGGTCACGGCAGCCACAGCCGGAGCGGCACTGCTTGGGGCACCATTGATCCATGATTTCTGCGTCATCAGCCTGAGTGATCTGCTGACTCCGTGGGAAACCATCGAGAAGCGGATTCTTGCGGCTTCCAGGGCAGACTTTTCTGTCTGTCTCTACAATCCGTCCAGCAAAAAGCGTCGGGATTATCTGAAAAAGGCATGTGAACTCATGCTGAAGTATAAATCCCCGGACACGGTATGCGGAATCGTAAAAAATATCGGAAGAGAGGGGGAGGAGAAGTCTCTCCTCACTCTTCAGGAGCTTAAAGACGCAGAGGCGGATATGTTTACCACAGTATTTGTTGGGAACTCCCAGACAAAGACCCTGTCCGAAGCGATGGTCACTCCGAGAGGATATCAAGATGTATAA